A stretch of DNA from Sulfolobales archaeon:
TACATAGTTGTGTCAGCGATCTTCAACGGTTTTTTAATACCCTTTTTAATGAGATATGGTTTTGATATCTCCGCCTATGCAAGCTATATAAACGTGGGTTTCGCCCTCTTCTTCGGCTATATGATTGTTAGATCTGTTGCTAACACGATATACTGGTCTATGAGGGCTAGATATGATCATCCACAGGCTGCGGCTGTGAGGAGTATAATCCAGCTAATTGGTGTAGGGGCTCTCCTAGCAGGGATAGCAGGCGGGGTTGCGGGTGGTGCTGCAGGGGTCGCCCTCGGAGGCTTTATAGGGATTGTTGTTGGCTTTGCCTCACAGCAGATCCTTGGACAGGCTGTTGCAGGGCTATTTATATTAATCGCCAGGCCTGTCAGGATAGGGGATGAGGTTACAATTGCTGGGGAAACGGGGAGGGTTGAGGATATAACATCTCTCTTCATAATAGTTCAGAAGGGTGATGGTACAACTGTGCTTATACCTAATAACATGGCAATAGGATCTAAAATATATATTATTAAGAGATACGAATCTGCAAAAGCCTAGATATATCGATCTATGGATAGTATTTAATAGATATGCTGAATCCTCTGCTATAAATCTATTACGGACTCTTCTTAGTATATCTTAGGTGTTGAGGGATGATCACGGGTGGTAAAGATCTTTGTGATCTATATAAGAAGGTTATGGAGGATCTTAAGAGGATCTCGCAAACCCCTGGCTATATAGATAGGAGGGGTGGGCTTACATCAGAAGGTAGGGCTTATATAGCATCGATTGCTAGGTATATGGCTAGGAATAGGCTTGGATGCCTAGAGATCCTTTGGGAGTTGAGGGATAGGCTGGATAAGCTAGAGAGTCTCTATCAATGTATCCAGAGCTATTTAGAGGAGTGTGGAGAGAAGAACTACTAGCTTTTTCACTAAAGAACGGCTCTACGGATTAGGGCGAAGCTCTATGCTTAAAACCCTTTCTAGGTGATGCTT
This window harbors:
- a CDS encoding mechanosensitive ion channel, producing the protein MDRESFGSSFRRSLAILIAWVVLYIVVSAIFNGFLIPFLMRYGFDISAYASYINVGFALFFGYMIVRSVANTIYWSMRARYDHPQAAAVRSIIQLIGVGALLAGIAGGVAGGAAGVALGGFIGIVVGFASQQILGQAVAGLFILIARPVRIGDEVTIAGETGRVEDITSLFIIVQKGDGTTVLIPNNMAIGSKIYIIKRYESAKA